CATGATAATTAGAATCCTCTTTAATTGACTTAATAATTGAGTTTGGCACCTTATCATTTATAACAGTTTGTACAAAGTTTTTAGTTGTTTCCTTTTTAGGATTACCGAAAACCTCTAAAACCTCTCCCTGTTCTATAACCTCCCCATTTTCCATAACAGCAACCTTATTGCATATGTCTCTTATAACATTCATTTCATGGGTAATTATTAAAATAGTAATCCCAAGTTCCCTATTAACACGTTTTAATAATGATAAAATAGATTGGGTTGTTTTAGGATCTAGTGCAGATGTTGCCTCATCACATAATAAAATAGAGGGACTCGTTGCAAGTGCACGTGCTATTCCAATCCGTTGTTTTTGTCCACCTGATAATTTACTTGGATAGGTATTCGCCTTATCACGAAGCCCAACAAATTCTAATAAATCATACACCCTTTTATTTATTTCTTCTTTAGGTGTATTATTTAATATAAGAGGCAAAGCAATATTCTCATATACAGTTTTAGAGTTAAGAAGGTTAAACTGCTGAAAAATCATTCCTATATTCTTTCTGCTACTTCTTAATTCACTGGCTCTTAATCTAGCTAAATTCTTCCCATTTACAATGACTTCCCCAGAAGTAGGTTTTTCAAGTAGGTTTACAAGTCTTATTAATGTGCTTTTTCCTGCACCACTAAATCCTATAACTCCAAATATATCTCCCTTACTAACACTAATGTTTACATTCTTTAATGCCTCTACAGTATTCCCCTTATTCTTAAAAACCTTGCTCACATTTTTTATCTGTATTATAGTACTCACCTCCTAACCCCTAACCTTTATTATCTTATAGTAAGCCTCTGCCCTCTATATCCTACTATACATATTATTATTATAGGATATGATTAGTTACAAGTTTTATTACATAAAATAATTAAATATAAAAAAACACAGAAGTTAGATTCATAATCTAACTTCTGTGTTTAATCCTTATATTATTTACTTTACGTTTTGTTGTAGCTTGTTAAGCTCATCTTCAAGCTGCTTAAGATAAGTTCCGTATGCAGCCCAATCGCCTTTTTTCTGAGCATCTGTAGCTTTGTTAAATAGATCAGTTGCCCTTTTAACCATATCAGATGCCTTTTCCTGTGAAGGTGTTACCACATTTTCACCAGGCTTTGAAGGCTGTGCTTCTTCATCTACTATATTAGCTCCAAATAACCTAGCTAAGGCCTTTGGTATATTTTCTTCCATTACTATCTTGTCACCGTATTGAACTATAACTCTCTTAAGTTCTGGAAGACCCTTGCCTCCCTGTGACTTTAGATACAGTGGTTTTACATATAATAAACTATTCTTTATAGGTATTATAGTAGCCTCCCCGAACTTAACCTCACTACCTCTTTGACTCCAAAGTGTAAGCTCTTGAGATATTTCTGTATCTGTATTAATTTTAGAATTAAACTGTTGAGGTCCATATACTGCTTGTTCCTTAGGGAACTTAAGAAGAACTAGCTTTGATTTTTCCTCATTAGCCTCAACTGTAAGCCATGATACCATGTTTTCCTTCTTAGCAACAGTATAAGGTATAGTTAATAGGAATTTCTCTTCCTTCTCCTGTGGAAGTTTCATTAGCTGATAAACAGGTTCAATTTGAGCTTCCCTGTCATCTGATCCCTTGTATCTCGCTATACTCCAAAGGTCCTCATTATTATAGAATATCATTGGATTTGTCATATGATACTTTTCATAAACCCTTGATTGTGCCATAAAAACATCCTCAGAATATCTTAAGTGATCCTTAAGATCCTCTGGCATCTTGCTTATATCCTTAAATAACCCCTTGTACATTTTTGAAATAGTTGATGCTATAACATCTGAATTATCATCTAAATAGAAATCAACTGTTCCATCATATGCATCTATTACAGCCTTAACAGAATTTCTAACATAGTTTACGTTTCCGTACATTTCTGAATAAGGGTATTTGTTAGATGTAGTATATCCATTTATAATCCAGTAAAGTTTACCATTAGATGCTACTAGATATGGATCCCTATCATAATGGATAAATGGAGCTATTTTATTAACTCTCTCAACTATATTTTTGTGAAGTATAATTTTACTCTTTGATGAAATCTCACTAGATAATAGGAAGTTTATACTTTGCTGATTTACAGCAAACAATACCCTATTTCCAAAGCTTAGATTAATTCCTGCTTTACCATTATATCTAGTTTCCTTATTTTCATTTCCTGATGGATGATCTATTTCGTTAGACTTTGCTCCAACTATTGAATAGTCATTTGTAAGCTCTCCAAAGTATATTTGTGGCTTATCAACTTTAATTGGTCCAGTAACAGGAATGTCCTTAGATATAAAGCTTGGAAGTCCTGTTGGCCCAACGCTGTTACTATATGAAGCAACTATACCATATCCATGTGTATAGAATAGGTGCCTATTTTGCCAAGTTTGGAACTTTTCTTCTCTATTTGAATTATCAAGTTCTCTAGGTGCTATAAGAACCTGTCTCAGCTTACCGTCTATAGTATATCTATCAATATCTATATTGTTAAAGGTATAGTAGTTTCTTATTGCTTGGATTTGATTATAAACCTCTCCAATTCTATCAAACTCATTAATTCTTATATTATCTATTGTAAGTTTATTATTTTCTATATCCTTAGGTGTTAAGTTGTTTTGAACTGGGAAATCCCTTTGTTCAATATTTTCAAGTCCAAATGCCTTTCTAGTAAACTTAATGTTATTAGTTATATACGGCATTTCCTTATCCCTAGCATTAGGAGTTACTATAAACTTTTCAACTACTCCAGCAACTAGAGCCTGTCCAAAAATAATGACAACAATAGTAACTGCTGAATAAATAACAGGCTTGAACTTTTTCCTAAAAACTGAAACTGCAAAAATAATAGCAGATACAATACAAAGAACTGCAATTATCCCATAGGCTGGAAGTGAAACATGAATATCTGTGTATCCTGCACCATAGGTAACCCCACTTGGTGAATATACAAGCTCCAATGCCTTAATTACAAATACTAATGATAAAAATACTAGTAAAAAAGCTCCAAGTATTGCAAGTTGTCTTGCGATAAAAGTTTCCTTAACACCTCTTTCAATATCTATAACCCCACGAAGGCCGTTAATACCCTCCTGTGCCTTTAATGTAAAGTAGAATATTAATGCTACTGCACCAAGAACAATAACTATAAATATAAAAAGTGAAAGTAGTGATTTAACTAAAGGTAACTTAAACATGTAAAATGAAGCATCTAGTGAGAATATTGGGTCTTTTACACCTGTAGGTGTAGCATTAACGAATTCAAGTATCTTATACCAGAAACTCCCGGTAAATAGAGCTGATACTATTAAAGCTGTAATACTTGAAACTCCAAGTATTAGTTTGTTAGTAACATTTGATATGTTAAAACCAAAGTCCCCGTCGTCTATAAATCTTAAGAATTTTGATTTGAGGGTTTTAACATAGAAAACAATCGATGCGAAAAAGATTATAAAGGTAGGTACAAATACTAAAATCTTAGTAGTTAAGGTTGTCATGAATACATTTAAGTATCCAACCTCTTTAAACCACTGAATATCAACAAGAAAACCTGATGATACTGCTATGATAACTCCAAGAATAACAATTGCCCCTATAATCTTATAAAGGTAATTTTTCATTCTTCAGCCTCCTATTTTGTTATATAACTATAATATAACATATTTATTATGTTTTTGGAATTAATCCACATTGACCCAGTCTACAAACCATCCTTTATCAATATATATGCACTTAACAGTTACATTAGATGTATTAACAGGAGTGCCCTCATTAGATACATTTTGGAATTCTACAACTACAGTAGCTACTCCATCATTAATCTTAGTCTCCTTAATCTTAAAGTCACCACTTAAAAATCCTATAGACTTAATCTCCTGCATCTCACTAAGATATTCATGGTACATCTTTCTATTCGGTGAATGCTTATATGACATTAACAAATATGCCTTAAGGAACTCACCCCTTTGTTCTAGTTTCATTTGTTCTCTTAAGACACTATCAGGTGAATCAAAAAACTCAGTTACTATAAGGTTTTCATTTCTTTGAAATCTAGAAGTGCCCTTAAAAACAAGCTTTTCGCTACCAGAATAAAACTCTACATAATCTACATTATTGATTTCTGAAAGGGTATTTACTATAGACATTAGGCTTAAGTAAAACTTCTCTTCATTTAAGGATAAGTCCTCCTTAAAGCTGCTAGATAATTTCACTTTAACTACTGATGAGTCTCTAGTTACAGAAATAAGCTTAAAGTCTCCCTTAAAGTAATCCTTAGAGTACGCCATAAGAGAATTAATTAGGTTCATATAGATATTTCCCTTAGGACTAATATCTATAACAGTAGGCTCTAATAACTTACCATCAGAATCTGGGATATAGGATATAAATGGTATAGACTTATCGCTATATAGTTTATTCGAATTAACCTGAGTATGTAACTCATCCCTAGGTCCAAAAAATCTATTATATGTATTTTCCATCATTCCTGAAAAATATAAACCACAAATAATAAAGGACATAATAGTAATTCCATATACATAAAGTAAAAGCTTCTTTTTCATAA
This genomic interval from Clostridium cylindrosporum DSM 605 contains the following:
- a CDS encoding methionine ABC transporter ATP-binding protein, coding for MSTIIQIKNVSKVFKNKGNTVEALKNVNISVSKGDIFGVIGFSGAGKSTLIRLVNLLEKPTSGEVIVNGKNLARLRASELRSSRKNIGMIFQQFNLLNSKTVYENIALPLILNNTPKEEINKRVYDLLEFVGLRDKANTYPSKLSGGQKQRIGIARALATSPSILLCDEATSALDPKTTQSILSLLKRVNRELGITILIITHEMNVIRDICNKVAVMENGEVIEQGEVLEVFGNPKKETTKNFVQTVINDKVPNSIIKSIKEDSNYHVVVRLRFIGENSKRALISEVAKNFNVYINILFATVTELQETTLANIIIGLKGELQDVNTAFEYIKNQNIHAERVELK
- a CDS encoding UPF0182 family protein codes for the protein MKNYLYKIIGAIVILGVIIAVSSGFLVDIQWFKEVGYLNVFMTTLTTKILVFVPTFIIFFASIVFYVKTLKSKFLRFIDDGDFGFNISNVTNKLILGVSSITALIVSALFTGSFWYKILEFVNATPTGVKDPIFSLDASFYMFKLPLVKSLLSLFIFIVIVLGAVALIFYFTLKAQEGINGLRGVIDIERGVKETFIARQLAILGAFLLVFLSLVFVIKALELVYSPSGVTYGAGYTDIHVSLPAYGIIAVLCIVSAIIFAVSVFRKKFKPVIYSAVTIVVIIFGQALVAGVVEKFIVTPNARDKEMPYITNNIKFTRKAFGLENIEQRDFPVQNNLTPKDIENNKLTIDNIRINEFDRIGEVYNQIQAIRNYYTFNNIDIDRYTIDGKLRQVLIAPRELDNSNREEKFQTWQNRHLFYTHGYGIVASYSNSVGPTGLPSFISKDIPVTGPIKVDKPQIYFGELTNDYSIVGAKSNEIDHPSGNENKETRYNGKAGINLSFGNRVLFAVNQQSINFLLSSEISSKSKIILHKNIVERVNKIAPFIHYDRDPYLVASNGKLYWIINGYTTSNKYPYSEMYGNVNYVRNSVKAVIDAYDGTVDFYLDDNSDVIASTISKMYKGLFKDISKMPEDLKDHLRYSEDVFMAQSRVYEKYHMTNPMIFYNNEDLWSIARYKGSDDREAQIEPVYQLMKLPQEKEEKFLLTIPYTVAKKENMVSWLTVEANEEKSKLVLLKFPKEQAVYGPQQFNSKINTDTEISQELTLWSQRGSEVKFGEATIIPIKNSLLYVKPLYLKSQGGKGLPELKRVIVQYGDKIVMEENIPKALARLFGANIVDEEAQPSKPGENVVTPSQEKASDMVKRATDLFNKATDAQKKGDWAAYGTYLKQLEDELNKLQQNVK
- a CDS encoding GerMN domain-containing protein is translated as MKKKLLLYVYGITIMSFIICGLYFSGMMENTYNRFFGPRDELHTQVNSNKLYSDKSIPFISYIPDSDGKLLEPTVIDISPKGNIYMNLINSLMAYSKDYFKGDFKLISVTRDSSVVKVKLSSSFKEDLSLNEEKFYLSLMSIVNTLSEINNVDYVEFYSGSEKLVFKGTSRFQRNENLIVTEFFDSPDSVLREQMKLEQRGEFLKAYLLMSYKHSPNRKMYHEYLSEMQEIKSIGFLSGDFKIKETKINDGVATVVVEFQNVSNEGTPVNTSNVTVKCIYIDKGWFVDWVNVD